A DNA window from Thalassospiraceae bacterium LMO-JJ14 contains the following coding sequences:
- a CDS encoding prephenate dehydratase: MASPDKLIAFQGAPGANSDIACRTAYPDMTSLSCDTFADAFAAVQNGEAKLAMIPIDNTVAGRVADIHHLLPDSGLHIIGEHFERINHQLLVLPGTKIGQVKEVHSHVHALNQCRNLIRELGVKAVVHADTAGAAADIAAWKDKTKASISSRLAAEVYGLEILRSDIEDAEHNTTRFVVLSRDSLQPAPGSGDTITSFVFRVRNIPASLYKAMGGFATNGVNMIKLESYVGEGFVIAQFYAEVEGHPEDAGLKLALEELGFFSTEVNILGVYPANAYRKTAASA, translated from the coding sequence ATGGCATCGCCAGATAAGTTGATCGCTTTCCAGGGCGCACCGGGGGCCAACTCGGATATCGCATGCCGGACCGCGTATCCGGACATGACCAGTCTCTCGTGCGATACCTTTGCCGATGCCTTCGCCGCCGTGCAGAACGGCGAAGCAAAACTGGCGATGATCCCCATCGACAATACCGTTGCCGGGCGGGTTGCCGATATTCATCACCTGTTGCCCGATAGCGGCCTGCATATCATCGGTGAGCATTTTGAACGCATCAATCATCAGTTGCTTGTGTTGCCCGGTACGAAGATCGGGCAAGTCAAGGAAGTGCACAGTCATGTGCATGCACTGAACCAGTGCCGGAACCTGATTCGCGAGTTGGGTGTGAAGGCGGTGGTGCATGCCGATACTGCCGGTGCGGCTGCGGATATTGCAGCGTGGAAGGATAAAACCAAGGCGTCCATTTCTTCACGCTTGGCAGCGGAAGTTTATGGCCTCGAAATTCTACGCTCGGATATTGAAGATGCCGAGCACAACACCACACGCTTCGTCGTACTGTCGCGCGATAGCCTCCAGCCAGCACCAGGATCGGGCGATACGATCACCAGCTTCGTGTTCAGGGTGCGGAATATTCCGGCCTCGCTTTACAAGGCGATGGGCGGCTTCGCCACCAATGGCGTCAATATGATCAAGCTGGAAAGCTATGTCGGTGAGGGTTTCGTCATCGCACAGTTTTATGCCGAAGTCGAAGGCCATCCGGAAGACGCCGGACTTAAGCTTGCGCTTGAAGAGCTCGGGTTCTTCTCGACCGAGGTTAATATCCTCGGTGTTTATCCCGCCAATGCCTACCGCAAGACGGCGGCTTCAGCCTGA
- a CDS encoding YHYH protein, whose translation MTKRPNQHHHSQITPEGEAPPLVDPDRRQLIAGLGLLPVALMLQGVGRAWALSNRVNVIEDGAFRKITSNAIPDHPTGQFPNRHNPNAISAQDFTFRTPLAPRRSGGYKGAQGWNFGVAVNGVPFDPFTAEFWRGDRNWNYDAITGFVDLGLDDNNAHVQPGGKYHYHGWPKGLIRAWTPNTHSPIIGWAADGFPIYAAYGYTDPKDPNSGIKAMTSGWRVREGARNGGPGGNYDGRFFEDWEWQPGIGDLDQANGRETVTPEFPNGTYAYFLTETWPVIPRYFAGVPDMSFRNGPPGGGRGPGGPNGGHRRPPPPRGGLRPPPPDGWPSGGRPPWPPPR comes from the coding sequence ATGACCAAGCGGCCAAACCAGCATCACCATTCTCAGATTACACCAGAGGGCGAAGCGCCGCCGCTTGTCGATCCGGATCGCAGGCAACTTATTGCCGGCCTTGGGCTTTTGCCTGTGGCGCTGATGCTGCAAGGTGTCGGTCGGGCCTGGGCGCTGTCGAACCGCGTCAACGTCATTGAAGACGGCGCTTTTCGAAAAATAACCTCCAACGCCATTCCAGACCATCCGACCGGGCAGTTTCCGAACCGTCACAATCCGAATGCGATTTCGGCACAGGATTTTACATTCCGCACGCCACTCGCGCCGCGCCGGAGCGGTGGATACAAGGGGGCGCAGGGATGGAATTTCGGCGTCGCCGTCAACGGCGTGCCTTTCGATCCGTTCACCGCCGAGTTCTGGCGCGGTGACAGGAACTGGAATTATGACGCCATCACCGGCTTCGTCGATCTTGGCCTTGATGACAATAACGCCCACGTACAACCGGGCGGGAAATATCATTACCACGGCTGGCCAAAGGGTCTGATCCGCGCCTGGACGCCCAACACCCATTCACCGATCATCGGCTGGGCCGCAGACGGGTTTCCTATCTATGCGGCCTATGGGTATACCGATCCGAAAGATCCCAATAGTGGAATCAAGGCGATGACATCGGGTTGGCGCGTCCGTGAAGGTGCCCGCAACGGCGGCCCCGGCGGCAACTACGATGGCCGGTTCTTTGAAGACTGGGAATGGCAGCCCGGCATCGGCGATCTGGATCAGGCTAACGGGCGCGAAACCGTCACCCCCGAGTTCCCGAACGGCACCTACGCTTATTTCCTGACCGAGACCTGGCCCGTCATTCCACGATATTTCGCCGGCGTGCCGGATATGTCGTTTCGCAACGGCCCACCGGGTGGGGGCCGGGGGCCGGGAGGACCGAACGGCGGTCATCGCCGGCCACCACCCCCTAGAGGCGGATTACGTCCGCCGCCTCCTGACGGGTGGCCCTCAGGCGGCAGGCCCCCGTGGCCACCGCCACGTTAA
- the nudC gene encoding NAD(+) diphosphatase, with protein MSLNLTYTTLSLRRDNMSRRPAEWLTARMAEGVGVVPVADSKNLVIAGDSPRAQIFEGDAARDILALGGQEILLGTDDHKPVFAVSVNEQQAARIVAMTGGEAEFMDLRAVGPFLPPADAHLLAHARGMAYWHSRHGFCGVCGAETQSRHSGHERKCINPDCGISHFPRTDPAIIVLVYRTDVPGGACLLGRHARWTFGMYSTLAGFIEPGETMEQAVSREVFEESGIETTNVQYLASQPWPFPSSLMLGFHAEATSFDINIDEEELSDCRWFTRDDLRGMKEFVDAKDDDLRLPRRDSISRWLIQAWFDAA; from the coding sequence ATGTCTTTGAACCTCACGTATACGACCCTGTCGCTCAGGCGTGACAACATGTCGCGACGGCCCGCCGAATGGCTGACCGCACGCATGGCCGAGGGTGTCGGGGTTGTCCCTGTTGCAGATTCTAAAAACCTCGTGATCGCCGGAGATTCCCCCCGCGCGCAAATTTTCGAGGGCGATGCAGCACGTGACATTCTGGCTTTGGGCGGGCAGGAAATTCTGCTCGGCACCGATGATCACAAGCCGGTATTCGCCGTCAGCGTGAACGAGCAGCAGGCGGCGCGAATCGTTGCCATGACGGGCGGCGAAGCCGAATTCATGGACCTGCGCGCCGTCGGCCCGTTTCTGCCGCCAGCCGACGCGCATCTTCTGGCCCACGCACGCGGCATGGCTTATTGGCACTCAAGGCATGGTTTCTGCGGTGTTTGCGGTGCCGAAACCCAATCCCGCCACAGCGGTCACGAGCGCAAGTGCATCAATCCCGATTGCGGCATAAGTCACTTTCCGCGCACCGATCCGGCGATCATCGTCCTTGTCTACCGCACCGACGTGCCGGGCGGCGCATGCTTGCTGGGCCGGCATGCGCGCTGGACGTTCGGCATGTATTCCACACTGGCCGGGTTCATTGAACCGGGCGAAACGATGGAACAGGCGGTCAGCCGCGAAGTGTTCGAAGAATCCGGCATCGAGACGACCAACGTCCAGTATCTCGCATCGCAACCGTGGCCCTTTCCTTCTTCGCTGATGCTCGGATTTCATGCCGAAGCGACGAGCTTCGACATCAACATAGACGAAGAAGAACTGAGCGACTGCCGCTGGTTCACCCGTGACGATCTGCGAGGCATGAAGGAATTTGTCGACGCCAAGGACGATGATCTTCGCCTGCCGCGCCGGGATTCGATCTCGCGCTGGCTGATACAAGCCTGGTTTGACGCGGCGTGA
- a CDS encoding cupin domain-containing protein — MAGDMTAEDLIINLGLQPLPWEGGWYRETWRTDATVPRKVLGEAYTGPRSTGTAIYYLLTPETVSRMHRLPSDETFHFYLGDPVEMLLLYASDEEAPDSEIVTFGQELLAGQCVQFTVPGNAWMGARLKAGGVHGYALMGTTVSPGFDFDDLEMGAAETLATEWPSHADLIKVLA, encoded by the coding sequence ATGGCCGGTGACATGACCGCCGAAGACCTGATCATCAATCTGGGCTTGCAGCCGCTCCCCTGGGAGGGCGGCTGGTATCGCGAAACCTGGCGCACCGACGCGACCGTTCCCAGGAAAGTATTGGGTGAAGCGTACACGGGGCCGCGCTCAACCGGGACCGCGATCTATTATCTTCTGACACCGGAGACGGTGTCCCGCATGCACCGCCTGCCATCCGACGAGACCTTTCATTTCTATCTGGGTGATCCGGTCGAGATGTTGTTGCTTTATGCGTCGGATGAAGAAGCACCAGACAGCGAAATCGTCACCTTCGGCCAGGAACTTCTGGCCGGACAATGCGTTCAGTTTACAGTCCCCGGCAACGCCTGGATGGGCGCCCGGCTGAAAGCGGGCGGTGTGCATGGCTATGCCCTGATGGGGACCACGGTTTCGCCTGGATTCGATTTTGACGATCTGGAAATGGGTGCGGCAGAAACACTGGCCACGGAATGGCCGTCACATGCCGACTTGATCAAGGTGCTGGCTTAA
- a CDS encoding DNA polymerase III subunit gamma/tau, producing MNDRPAPESAEAPAAGEYQVLARKYRPSTFSGLIGQDAMVKTLTNAFASNRLHHAFVMTGVRGVGKTSTARIIARALNCIGPDGTGGPTTEPCGVCEHCIAIAGDRHVDVLEMDAASNTGVDNIRELIDGVRYRPASARYKVYIIDEVHMLSKSAFNALLKTLEEPPEHVIFIFATTEIRKVPITVLSRCQRFDLRRVPTELLVTHFASICKKEGAEISDGALHIIARAADGSVRDGLSLLDQAIAHADGAIGEDRVRDMLGLADRTRTFDLLECVLKGDIAPALTELQGQYKDGADPASVIEDMLDLVHWLTRIKVQPESADAPEVPENERTKGKEISATLRMPVLTRAWQILLKGLGEINVAPSPLAAAEMVLVRLAYAAELPTPGDAVKALQDEGVSGASQASSQTPSESPSGGNKAHAGGGGAAAERAPAAQPQADAAPQAVPRTEARAFPDFEAVAVLAGELREGLLQAFLENQVRIVTFQPGRIEFSADGNADRDMVQKLKSFLEEHSSMTWSLALARESNAPTIAEMRAEQAADARSKAGDHPLVKAVLDAFPGANVEEVRHVKPKVLSDAEPTDPDAAGEDDI from the coding sequence ATGAACGATCGTCCAGCCCCTGAATCCGCCGAAGCGCCCGCCGCCGGCGAGTATCAGGTTCTGGCACGCAAATACCGGCCGAGCACGTTCTCCGGGCTGATCGGTCAGGATGCCATGGTCAAGACACTGACCAATGCGTTTGCGTCGAACCGGTTGCATCATGCCTTCGTCATGACCGGGGTGCGGGGCGTCGGCAAGACGTCGACGGCGCGGATCATCGCCCGTGCGCTCAACTGTATCGGCCCCGACGGCACCGGCGGCCCGACGACGGAACCGTGCGGGGTCTGTGAACACTGCATCGCCATCGCCGGTGACCGCCACGTTGATGTTTTGGAAATGGACGCGGCGTCGAATACCGGCGTCGATAATATCCGCGAGCTAATTGACGGTGTCCGCTACCGCCCGGCATCGGCGCGCTACAAGGTGTACATCATCGATGAAGTGCACATGCTGTCGAAAAGCGCCTTCAATGCACTTTTGAAGACGCTTGAAGAACCGCCCGAACACGTCATCTTCATTTTTGCGACGACGGAAATCCGCAAGGTGCCGATTACCGTGCTGTCGCGTTGTCAGCGCTTTGATCTCCGCCGGGTGCCGACGGAGTTGCTGGTCACCCACTTCGCCAGTATCTGCAAGAAGGAAGGCGCCGAGATATCCGATGGCGCGCTGCATATCATCGCGCGGGCCGCGGACGGTTCCGTCCGCGACGGCCTTAGTCTGCTCGATCAGGCGATTGCACATGCAGACGGCGCAATCGGTGAAGACCGCGTCCGTGACATGCTCGGCCTTGCCGATCGCACGCGCACTTTCGATCTACTTGAATGCGTCCTGAAAGGTGACATCGCACCGGCATTGACGGAGCTGCAGGGGCAATACAAGGACGGCGCCGATCCAGCATCGGTGATCGAGGACATGCTCGACCTCGTACACTGGCTTACCCGGATCAAAGTGCAGCCGGAAAGCGCCGATGCACCGGAAGTTCCGGAAAACGAACGCACCAAGGGAAAAGAAATTTCCGCGACACTCAGGATGCCGGTGCTGACCCGCGCGTGGCAAATTCTTCTGAAAGGTCTGGGCGAGATCAATGTTGCACCGTCGCCGCTGGCGGCGGCTGAGATGGTTCTCGTCCGCCTTGCTTATGCCGCTGAACTGCCGACGCCAGGCGATGCGGTGAAAGCACTGCAGGATGAAGGGGTATCGGGGGCATCACAGGCCTCCTCCCAAACGCCGTCCGAAAGCCCCTCAGGAGGGAATAAGGCACATGCCGGCGGGGGTGGGGCCGCTGCCGAGCGTGCACCGGCAGCACAGCCGCAGGCAGATGCGGCACCGCAAGCCGTGCCGCGGACCGAAGCCCGGGCCTTTCCTGATTTCGAGGCCGTAGCGGTGCTGGCGGGAGAGTTGCGCGAAGGCTTGCTGCAGGCGTTCCTGGAAAATCAGGTCCGGATCGTGACCTTCCAGCCGGGGCGGATTGAATTCAGTGCCGATGGCAATGCAGATCGCGATATGGTCCAGAAACTCAAAAGTTTTCTGGAAGAGCATTCATCAATGACATGGTCGTTGGCGCTGGCCCGAGAGTCCAACGCACCGACGATTGCCGAAATGCGCGCAGAACAGGCCGCCGATGCCCGTTCCAAAGCCGGTGATCATCCACTGGTCAAGGCTGTGCTCGATGCATTCCCCGGGGCGAATGTCGAGGAAGTCCGCCATGTAAAGCCAAAGGTCTTGTCGGATGCTGAGCCGACGGATCCCGATGCCGCCGGCGAGGACGATATTTGA
- a CDS encoding 3'-5' exonuclease, translated as MLHQNLFVFDIETVPDTDAAPNLTGITSTDVAARRAAIEEYHLAVTDGRNSFPRQPFHKVVAISFLEAEIERDGAKEGYILRDLRSGGEAGFDEGKLLQGFFTYLERQKPRLVSFNGRSFDLPVLKYRAMVHGISAPWLHKSGDKWNSYGYRYASDWHCDLLDVLSDYGASARIKLNEVCAAFGFAGKFGVDGSMVAEMIDDGKVEDVRNYCETDVLNTYLVYLRWQLHTGTLNKAGYNASVADLISYIDTEKEKRPYLADFMEAWGEASNNSFLLD; from the coding sequence ATGCTGCATCAAAACCTGTTCGTCTTCGATATCGAAACCGTGCCCGACACGGACGCCGCGCCGAACCTTACCGGGATTACGTCCACGGACGTGGCTGCGCGCCGAGCCGCTATCGAGGAATACCATCTGGCTGTCACCGACGGCCGAAACAGCTTCCCGCGCCAGCCATTTCACAAGGTCGTGGCAATTTCTTTCCTGGAGGCCGAGATCGAGCGCGACGGCGCCAAGGAAGGGTATATCCTCCGCGATCTCAGATCCGGCGGTGAAGCCGGATTTGATGAAGGCAAGCTATTACAGGGTTTCTTTACCTATCTGGAGCGGCAAAAACCGCGACTGGTCAGCTTCAACGGCCGTTCGTTCGATCTACCGGTATTGAAATACCGGGCCATGGTGCACGGCATCTCGGCGCCATGGCTGCATAAATCCGGCGACAAATGGAACAGTTACGGATACCGCTATGCCAGCGACTGGCATTGTGACCTGCTTGATGTGCTGTCCGATTACGGCGCTTCGGCACGGATCAAATTGAACGAGGTCTGCGCCGCATTCGGATTTGCCGGCAAGTTCGGCGTCGACGGATCCATGGTTGCGGAGATGATCGATGACGGCAAAGTAGAAGACGTGCGCAATTACTGTGAAACCGACGTCCTCAATACCTATCTAGTCTATCTGCGCTGGCAACTGCATACCGGCACGCTGAACAAGGCCGGATACAATGCCTCCGTCGCCGATCTGATCAGCTATATCGATACGGAGAAGGAAAAGCGGCCATATTTGGCGGATTTCATGGAAGCCTGGGGTGAGGCATCAAACAACAGCTTCCTGCTCGATTAA
- a CDS encoding YbaB/EbfC family nucleoid-associated protein has product MKNLGQMMKQAQQIQQKMADMQRELEELEVIGKSGGGMCQVTLNGKGAAKKVLIDPALVNPEDAEVLEDLIVAAINDARAKSDELAREKMQDITGGLSLPPGMQLPF; this is encoded by the coding sequence ATGAAAAACCTTGGCCAGATGATGAAGCAGGCGCAGCAGATCCAGCAGAAGATGGCGGACATGCAGCGCGAACTCGAAGAACTGGAAGTCATCGGCAAATCCGGTGGTGGTATGTGCCAGGTCACGCTCAACGGCAAAGGGGCGGCTAAAAAGGTCCTGATCGACCCGGCGCTGGTCAATCCTGAAGATGCCGAAGTGCTGGAAGACCTGATCGTCGCCGCCATCAATGACGCCCGTGCAAAGTCCGATGAACTGGCGCGTGAAAAAATGCAGGACATTACCGGCGGTCTGTCGCTGCCGCCCGGCATGCAACTGCCTTTCTGA
- the recR gene encoding recombination mediator RecR has translation MAEHDIERLVQLLSKLPGLGPRSARRAVLQLLKRRESLMQPLAIALQDASERVRACTACGNLDTLDPCAICTDPRRDNRQLCVVEDVADLWALERTASFKGKYHVLGGTLSALDGVGPDDLNIPTLIARVADNPDAEVILATSATVDGQTTAHYIADRLHEQGIKVSGIAHGVPVGGELDYLDDGTISAALRDRRPV, from the coding sequence ATGGCTGAACACGATATCGAACGGCTGGTGCAACTTCTCTCGAAGCTGCCGGGGCTTGGTCCCCGTTCCGCGCGCCGCGCCGTGCTTCAGCTCTTAAAGCGCCGTGAATCCCTGATGCAGCCGCTGGCTATTGCCCTGCAGGATGCCAGTGAACGGGTTCGGGCCTGCACGGCATGTGGGAATTTGGATACCCTGGATCCGTGTGCGATCTGCACCGATCCGCGCCGCGATAACCGCCAGCTTTGTGTTGTTGAGGATGTCGCCGATTTGTGGGCATTGGAACGCACCGCCAGCTTCAAAGGCAAATACCACGTGCTGGGCGGCACATTGTCCGCACTGGACGGGGTCGGTCCGGATGATTTGAATATCCCGACGCTGATTGCCCGGGTTGCGGATAATCCCGATGCCGAGGTGATCCTCGCGACCAGCGCCACTGTGGATGGTCAAACCACGGCGCATTACATTGCCGACCGCCTGCACGAACAAGGCATAAAGGTCTCGGGTATTGCGCACGGCGTGCCGGTGGGGGGCGAATTGGATTATCTGGATGACGGCACGATTTCCGCCGCACTCAGGGATAGAAGACCGGTTTAG
- a CDS encoding pentapeptide repeat-containing protein, whose amino-acid sequence MDTKELKKILHDHQRFHSGIEGGKRADIRMKDLSGLNLSKGNLREAIFTGCNFSNCKFVETDLRGADLYGCDFTGADLSKAKLDRADMRGAQLSGANLELASMIEVDLRSGQVAEVVWKLQGANLSHEERGRAEDLKERIGEADLKDAQMTSADLQSADLQAANFENANLSKANLSGAKMGGASLRGANLSETNLSEADLQSACLDNADMRGAVMDSTNMSHASTENVIVPETLSHLDDSIRTRMVKHHKWIRTNGKDGQPANLEGVDLSGNNLRGVNLSGMSMKSANLEGCNFGDTICLFTFFQESKLNKANFANADLDAANFHNCVLKNADFRGAKMRPIEIQSETKGGEKKRWRPNLSGAILTDSNFSGAYISGANFRGAEMQGIKAAKAKFIGCNFDDGIEEQLKGLGAIFNETEDKPEKKKKNTEA is encoded by the coding sequence GTGGATACAAAAGAACTGAAGAAAATTCTTCATGACCACCAGCGATTCCATTCAGGGATCGAGGGAGGGAAGCGCGCCGATATCCGAATGAAGGATTTATCCGGCCTGAACCTCTCTAAAGGAAATCTGCGCGAGGCCATTTTCACGGGCTGTAATTTCTCCAATTGCAAATTCGTCGAGACCGACCTGCGCGGTGCCGATCTTTACGGATGTGATTTCACGGGCGCCGATCTAAGCAAAGCCAAACTTGATCGTGCCGACATGCGTGGCGCTCAGCTGAGCGGCGCCAATCTTGAACTGGCATCGATGATTGAGGTTGATCTGCGTTCCGGTCAAGTTGCCGAAGTCGTGTGGAAACTGCAGGGCGCGAATTTATCGCACGAAGAAAGGGGCCGGGCCGAGGATCTGAAGGAAAGGATTGGTGAAGCCGATTTGAAAGATGCCCAGATGACCAGCGCAGATCTCCAATCTGCAGACCTGCAAGCCGCAAATTTTGAAAATGCTAATCTCTCTAAGGCAAACTTAAGCGGCGCCAAGATGGGTGGCGCTTCGCTCAGGGGGGCCAACCTTTCCGAAACGAACCTCAGCGAGGCCGATCTCCAGTCCGCCTGCCTCGACAATGCGGATATGCGCGGCGCCGTTATGGATTCGACCAACATGTCGCATGCCAGCACGGAAAACGTCATCGTGCCGGAAACGCTCTCGCATCTGGATGATTCCATCCGCACACGCATGGTCAAACACCATAAGTGGATCAGAACCAACGGCAAGGATGGCCAGCCCGCCAACCTCGAGGGGGTCGATCTTTCCGGCAACAATCTGAGGGGCGTTAATCTCAGCGGCATGAGCATGAAATCAGCCAACCTCGAAGGGTGTAATTTTGGCGATACGATTTGCCTGTTCACGTTTTTCCAGGAATCAAAACTGAACAAGGCGAATTTTGCCAATGCGGATCTCGATGCCGCGAATTTTCACAACTGTGTTCTGAAAAACGCCGATTTTCGCGGCGCCAAAATGCGTCCGATCGAAATCCAAAGTGAGACAAAAGGCGGCGAAAAGAAACGCTGGCGCCCGAATCTGTCCGGCGCCATTCTCACCGATAGTAATTTTTCCGGCGCTTATATCAGCGGCGCCAATTTCCGGGGTGCCGAGATGCAGGGTATTAAAGCCGCAAAAGCCAAATTCATCGGCTGCAATTTCGACGACGGCATTGAAGAACAATTAAAGGGCTTGGGCGCAATCTTCAATGAAACGGAAGACAAGCCTGAAAAAAAGAAAAAGAATACCGAGGCCTAA
- the rmuC gene encoding DNA recombination protein RmuC gives MQVDLQTLMILAALGIGIVVILIAINAGGRARTEQAARLQQLSDIAQSLAQAQTNLAGRMEQAQSDANQRLDSLSKRLGDGLTEQTEKTGQTLKVLHERLALIDNAQKNITQLSQQMVSLQDILSNKQARGAFGEIQLNDLVTAALPTSAYEFQVTLSNGKRADCLLKLPNPPGSIAIDSKFPLESYETLRNAESDAEKVQAGRAFSAAVLKHVKDISERYILPGETSESALMFLPSEAVYAELHANFRNVVEEGFRRRVWIVSPTTLMATLNTVRAILRDVHMREQADVIQAEVHKLLEDMTRLDDRVSKLKTHFNQAQKDIGDIEISSGKIMRRGARIEDLQLGDGAEPAEKMLTPPENVQGDNAAE, from the coding sequence GTGCAAGTCGACCTGCAGACCCTGATGATTTTGGCCGCGCTCGGAATCGGGATCGTAGTGATTCTGATTGCCATCAATGCCGGCGGACGCGCACGCACAGAGCAGGCCGCCAGACTGCAGCAATTGAGTGATATCGCCCAGTCGCTGGCGCAGGCACAGACGAACCTGGCCGGCCGCATGGAGCAGGCCCAGTCCGACGCCAACCAGCGTCTCGATTCACTTTCAAAGCGGCTCGGCGACGGCTTGACGGAGCAAACGGAAAAAACCGGCCAGACACTGAAAGTGCTGCATGAACGCCTGGCCCTCATCGACAATGCCCAGAAGAACATCACCCAGTTGTCGCAACAGATGGTCAGTCTGCAGGATATCCTGTCCAACAAGCAGGCGCGCGGTGCTTTCGGTGAAATACAGTTGAACGATCTGGTGACTGCCGCCCTGCCGACATCGGCCTATGAGTTTCAGGTAACGCTGTCCAACGGCAAACGGGCGGATTGCTTGCTGAAACTTCCCAATCCACCTGGGTCGATCGCGATCGACAGCAAGTTTCCCCTGGAAAGTTATGAAACATTACGAAATGCAGAAAGCGACGCCGAGAAAGTTCAGGCGGGACGAGCATTTTCCGCAGCCGTGCTCAAACACGTGAAGGATATTTCCGAACGCTACATCCTGCCCGGCGAAACGTCGGAAAGCGCATTGATGTTCCTGCCCTCCGAAGCCGTCTATGCGGAACTGCACGCCAATTTCAGAAACGTCGTCGAGGAAGGTTTCCGAAGACGTGTCTGGATCGTCTCGCCGACAACGCTGATGGCGACCTTGAATACGGTACGTGCGATCCTCCGTGACGTGCATATGCGCGAACAAGCCGACGTCATCCAGGCCGAGGTACATAAATTGCTTGAAGACATGACACGACTCGACGACCGGGTCAGCAAGCTCAAAACACACTTTAACCAGGCGCAGAAGGATATCGGCGATATCGAGATTTCCAGTGGCAAGATCATGCGGCGCGGTGCCCGCATTGAGGATTTGCAGCTGGGCGACGGCGCTGAACCCGCAGAAAAAATGTTAACGCCGCCTGAGAATGTTCAAGGCGACAATGCTGCCGAGTAG
- a CDS encoding DUF4139 domain-containing protein, translating into MFIRTLSLSTLVSAGLLIATPIAAQNAQKSALRLTVYANGLALVDEARTLPGGAGTTVRLDRVGPMMIADSVRIDLSGAGEVREIALDSGILTRRTLLERALGKTVRFVRTNPATGAETVEQAEVLSVAGGLVVKIGDRIETDPPGRLVFDHVPDDLHAAPALTLQLAKPLDKPAAARLAYLTNGISWNAVYTVVLNPAHDSLDLTAWAKVQNNAGVDFDSALLSLVAGDVARETAPPRGKILMRAESAMAADAGGFNAPRSDLSAFHMYKMPEPVTLKDKETRQLRLLASDGVVSRRVLEFRSGAPVFGAIRGEADPQPVRQRIMIVNDAASHLGVPLPGGLVRAYVRDDEGTLRFVGEDSIANTTTGGDIALDLGTAFDVTAQRRQTDFRRVADRITETAFTLKLRNGGVNPANVKVVEEIPGDWEILSESLSHTREGVAAEWLVAVPAGATVDLTYRVRVRR; encoded by the coding sequence ATGTTCATCCGCACCCTGTCCTTGTCCACACTGGTTTCCGCCGGGCTTCTTATAGCAACGCCCATAGCGGCCCAGAATGCGCAGAAATCGGCGCTCAGACTGACGGTTTATGCCAACGGCCTCGCCCTCGTTGATGAGGCGCGGACACTGCCGGGTGGGGCCGGAACGACGGTGCGTCTGGACCGTGTCGGGCCGATGATGATTGCCGACAGCGTGCGGATCGACTTAAGCGGCGCGGGTGAGGTGCGCGAAATCGCTCTCGATTCGGGTATTTTGACACGGCGTACACTTTTGGAACGCGCCCTTGGTAAAACCGTGCGATTTGTGCGGACCAACCCGGCGACAGGGGCGGAAACGGTGGAGCAGGCAGAGGTGTTGAGCGTTGCCGGCGGGCTGGTGGTAAAGATCGGCGACAGGATCGAAACCGATCCGCCGGGACGCCTTGTCTTTGATCATGTCCCGGATGACCTGCACGCGGCTCCGGCGTTGACGCTGCAACTTGCCAAGCCGCTCGACAAGCCTGCTGCCGCCAGGCTGGCCTATCTGACCAACGGGATCTCCTGGAATGCGGTTTACACGGTGGTGCTCAATCCGGCGCACGACAGCCTCGATCTGACGGCCTGGGCGAAGGTTCAGAATAATGCCGGGGTCGATTTTGATTCCGCGCTGTTGTCGCTGGTTGCCGGTGATGTGGCACGCGAAACCGCGCCGCCACGCGGCAAAATTCTGATGCGTGCCGAATCGGCGATGGCAGCGGATGCAGGTGGGTTTAACGCACCCAGAAGCGACCTTTCCGCATTCCACATGTATAAAATGCCGGAGCCGGTCACACTTAAAGATAAGGAAACACGACAGCTCAGGCTGCTTGCATCCGATGGCGTCGTGTCCAGGCGGGTCCTTGAATTCAGAAGCGGCGCGCCGGTTTTCGGTGCCATACGTGGTGAAGCCGATCCGCAACCGGTGCGCCAGCGGATCATGATCGTCAACGACGCTGCAAGCCATCTTGGTGTGCCGTTGCCCGGCGGGTTGGTGCGGGCTTATGTGCGCGATGACGAAGGTACACTTCGGTTTGTCGGCGAGGACAGTATCGCCAATACGACAACGGGAGGGGATATTGCGCTCGACCTGGGCACCGCATTCGATGTAACCGCCCAGCGCCGGCAGACGGATTTCCGTCGTGTTGCGGATCGTATTACGGAAACCGCCTTTACCCTGAAACTGCGCAATGGCGGTGTGAACCCGGCCAACGTCAAGGTCGTCGAAGAAATTCCCGGTGATTGGGAAATCCTCTCGGAATCGCTGAGCCACACCCGCGAAGGCGTGGCCGCAGAATGGCTGGTCGCGGTGCCGGCCGGGGCGACAGTGGACCTTACGTACCGGGTCCGGGTCAGGCGCTGA